In a genomic window of Xylophilus rhododendri:
- a CDS encoding methyl-accepting chemotaxis protein has translation MKIGLRLGLALGTILLVLMLSSAAGVWRLSELAGRMHILATSDNEKQIVAAEWLSTISLNLVRTRAALLGPRELVPELQREMDTTSTATTALRERLNRLVTTPEGKAMLVDIDKARDAYRTPRADLLKRHTAGEDVRAAVEQQIRPLSEAYVATIKVFQARQIQRYQDALAAAEADAAEAQRFLIGCGVVAVLLGAFLAVVLSRSIVEPLRRVAASTRRLAEGDLTEEIAAQGRDEATEVQTGLQALQASLTRVVSGVRSNAESVATASAEIAQGNNDLSGRTEQQASALEETAASMEELSSTVRQNSDNAQQANQLAQGATDVAVQGGEVVARVVDTMKGINESSRKIEDIISVIDGIAFQTNILALNAAVEAARAGEQGRGFAVVASEVRSLAQRSADAAKQIKGLIGTSVERVEQGSSLVDQAGTTMQEVVSAIRRVTDLMGEISSASMEQSSGVAQVGQAVTQMDQVTQQNAALVEQSAAAAASLKTQAEQLVSAVAVFKLPGQAGGGFARAAGVPVAAPVVVTPPRPAAAPATALKRPLPSAPAPARPPAAPARQIAAAKPAPATAKVSEDDWESF, from the coding sequence GTTCGGCCGCCGGCGTGTGGCGGCTCAGCGAGCTGGCCGGGCGCATGCACATCCTGGCCACCAGCGACAACGAAAAACAGATCGTCGCGGCCGAGTGGCTGAGCACCATCAGCCTGAACCTGGTGCGCACCCGTGCCGCCTTGCTCGGTCCGCGGGAGCTGGTGCCGGAACTGCAGCGCGAGATGGACACCACCTCCACCGCCACCACCGCCTTGCGCGAGCGGCTGAACCGGCTGGTGACCACACCCGAGGGCAAGGCCATGCTGGTCGACATCGACAAGGCGCGCGACGCCTACCGCACGCCGCGCGCCGATCTGCTCAAGCGGCACACCGCGGGCGAAGACGTGCGGGCGGCGGTGGAGCAGCAGATACGGCCCCTCTCCGAGGCCTACGTCGCGACCATCAAGGTGTTCCAGGCGCGCCAGATCCAGCGCTACCAGGACGCATTGGCCGCCGCCGAGGCCGATGCGGCCGAGGCCCAGCGTTTCCTGATCGGCTGCGGCGTGGTCGCGGTGCTGCTGGGCGCCTTCCTGGCGGTGGTTCTGTCGCGCTCCATCGTCGAGCCGCTGCGCCGGGTCGCGGCCAGCACCCGGCGGCTGGCCGAGGGCGACCTGACCGAGGAGATCGCCGCCCAGGGCCGCGACGAGGCCACCGAAGTGCAGACCGGGCTGCAGGCCTTGCAGGCCAGTCTGACGCGGGTGGTGTCCGGCGTGCGCTCCAACGCCGAGAGCGTGGCCACGGCCAGCGCCGAGATCGCCCAAGGCAACAACGACCTGTCGGGCCGCACCGAGCAGCAGGCCTCGGCCCTGGAGGAAACGGCAGCCTCGATGGAGGAACTCAGCTCCACCGTACGCCAGAACTCCGACAACGCCCAGCAGGCCAACCAGCTGGCGCAGGGCGCCACCGACGTGGCGGTGCAGGGCGGCGAGGTGGTGGCCCGGGTGGTGGACACCATGAAGGGCATCAACGAGAGCTCGCGCAAGATCGAGGACATCATCAGCGTGATCGACGGCATCGCCTTCCAGACTAACATCCTGGCGCTCAATGCCGCGGTGGAGGCGGCGCGCGCCGGCGAGCAGGGCCGCGGCTTCGCGGTGGTGGCCAGCGAGGTGCGCAGCCTGGCCCAGCGCAGCGCCGATGCGGCCAAGCAGATCAAGGGCCTGATCGGCACCAGCGTGGAGCGGGTCGAGCAGGGCAGCAGCCTGGTCGACCAGGCCGGCACCACCATGCAGGAGGTGGTGTCGGCGATCCGGCGGGTCACCGACCTGATGGGCGAGATCAGCTCGGCCAGCATGGAGCAGAGTTCGGGCGTGGCCCAGGTCGGCCAGGCCGTCACCCAGATGGACCAGGTCACGCAGCAGAACGCCGCGCTGGTGGAGCAGAGCGCGGCGGCGGCGGCCAGCCTGAAGACGCAGGCCGAGCAGCTGGTGAGCGCGGTGGCGGTGTTCAAGCTGCCCGGGCAGGCCGGCGGCGGCTTCGCCCGAGCGGCCGGCGTGCCGGTGGCGGCGCCCGTCGTGGTCACGCCGCCCCGGCCGGCGGCGGCGCCGGCAACGGCGCTGAAGCGTCCCCTGCCTTCCGCGCCGGCACCCGCACGGCCGCCTGCCGCACCGGCCAGGCAGATCGCCGCGGCCAAGCCGGCGCCGGCCACGGCCAAGGTTTCCGAGGACGACTGGGAAAGCTTCTAA
- a CDS encoding TetR/AcrR family transcriptional regulator yields the protein MPANTLSRPATRSGGRSARVQAAVHEAVQALSQEVDRTELTVPLVAARAGVTPSTIYRRWGDLSALLADVAAARLRPEHEPPDTGTFRDDLLAWAELFVEEMASEPGLALVRDVICGGHRIDGACSCLVFTAGQITQMVERARARGEDVPPVEEVVDRVAAPVVYRLLMGVSDGVDAAYARRLATGCLDGHRPAGRD from the coding sequence ATGCCCGCCAACACCTTGTCCCGACCCGCGACCCGATCCGGCGGCCGCAGTGCCCGTGTGCAGGCCGCCGTGCACGAGGCGGTGCAAGCCCTGTCGCAAGAAGTGGACCGCACCGAGCTGACCGTGCCCCTGGTGGCGGCCCGTGCCGGGGTGACGCCGTCCACCATCTACCGCCGCTGGGGCGACCTGTCCGCGCTGCTGGCCGACGTGGCCGCCGCCCGCCTGCGCCCCGAGCACGAACCGCCGGACACCGGCACCTTCCGCGACGACCTGCTGGCCTGGGCCGAGCTCTTCGTCGAGGAGATGGCGTCCGAGCCCGGCCTGGCCCTGGTGCGCGACGTGATCTGCGGCGGCCACCGCATCGACGGCGCCTGCTCCTGCCTGGTGTTCACCGCCGGCCAGATCACGCAGATGGTGGAGCGCGCCCGCGCACGTGGGGAAGACGTGCCGCCGGTGGAGGAGGTGGTGGACCGGGTGGCCGCGCCGGTGGTCTACCGCCTGCTGATGGGGGTGTCCGACGGCGTGGACGCCGCCTATGCCCGGCGGCTGGCGACCGGCTGCCTGGACGGGCACCGCCCGGCCGGCCGGGACTAA
- a CDS encoding MFS transporter gives MSRAPLSANAGTALRAGLLFTFMAASSVPTPLYALYRELWHFSPATLTLVFAVYAASLLASLLTLGSLSDYLGRRPVILGAVFFELLSLLLFLFAGSVPMLVAARLLQGAATGVALSALGAAIGDSDRQHAPIINSVAPLAGLGIGALSSSVLAAAGPWPTHTVYALVFVALAWQGWAARQLPETARPRPGALASMRPRVAVPASVRRAFLLAAPIDVAAWALGGFLLSLGPTLARQVTGVQSPVIGGLMLATLTSAGAVASLLLRERPASLLMRTGGIGLVAGVALVLEATALASTPLFFIGTAVAGVGFGVGFLAALRSVLGAAAPEQRATVMAAFFVLSYCAFSLPALGAGYAAGLIGLKAAAQLLGSAVMALGVVALLGTLLPATAARAPG, from the coding sequence ATGTCCCGAGCCCCGCTCTCCGCCAACGCCGGCACCGCCTTGCGTGCCGGCCTGCTCTTCACCTTCATGGCGGCGTCCAGCGTGCCGACGCCGCTGTATGCGCTCTACCGGGAGTTGTGGCATTTCTCGCCGGCCACGCTGACCCTGGTGTTCGCGGTGTATGCGGCCAGCCTGCTGGCTTCGCTGCTGACGCTGGGCTCGCTGTCGGACTACCTCGGCCGCCGGCCGGTGATCCTGGGCGCGGTCTTTTTCGAGCTGCTGTCGCTGTTGCTGTTCCTCTTCGCCGGTTCGGTGCCGATGCTGGTCGCCGCCCGGCTGCTGCAGGGCGCGGCCACCGGCGTGGCGCTGAGCGCACTGGGCGCCGCCATCGGCGACTCCGACCGGCAGCATGCGCCCATCATCAACAGCGTGGCGCCGCTGGCGGGCCTGGGCATAGGCGCGTTGTCGAGCAGCGTGCTGGCCGCCGCCGGCCCCTGGCCGACCCACACGGTCTACGCGCTGGTTTTCGTGGCCCTGGCCTGGCAGGGCTGGGCGGCCCGGCAACTGCCGGAGACGGCACGGCCGCGACCCGGCGCGCTGGCCTCGATGCGGCCCCGCGTCGCCGTGCCCGCATCGGTGCGGCGCGCCTTCCTGCTGGCCGCGCCCATCGACGTGGCGGCTTGGGCCCTGGGCGGCTTCCTGCTCTCGCTGGGCCCGACGCTGGCACGCCAGGTGACGGGTGTGCAGAGCCCGGTGATCGGCGGGCTGATGCTGGCCACGCTGACCAGTGCAGGCGCCGTCGCCTCGCTGCTGCTGCGCGAGCGGCCGGCGTCCCTGCTGATGCGCACCGGCGGCATCGGTCTGGTGGCCGGTGTGGCGCTGGTGCTGGAGGCCACCGCCCTGGCTTCCACGCCGCTCTTCTTCATCGGCACGGCGGTGGCGGGCGTGGGTTTCGGCGTGGGTTTCCTGGCGGCCTTGCGAAGCGTGCTGGGCGCGGCCGCGCCCGAGCAGCGGGCCACGGTGATGGCCGCCTTCTTCGTGCTGAGCTACTGCGCCTTCAGCCTGCCGGCGCTGGGCGCGGGTTATGCCGCCGGGCTGATCGGGCTGAAGGCAGCGGCGCAGCTGCTGGGCAGCGCCGTCATGGCGCTGGGCGTGGTCGCGCTGTTGGGCACGCTGCTGCCCGCCACGGCAGCCCGGGCCCCCGGGTAA
- a CDS encoding alpha/beta hydrolase family protein, whose amino-acid sequence MNRFLALAGPWLMAFILAGCAAGAVRAPDATADNGPLTIARQGSFFVGGRDVKSDDLSLLPAYAPGGTISVEQMYVHYQVPVDARRAPLVFIHGCCLTGKTWETTPDGRMGWDEFFVRRGFPTYVIDQASRGRSAADPSGIVAVKGGRAPADKLPQVFGAAQEGAWAIFRFGPQYPEVFPGMQFPLEAQAEFWKQMVPDWLNALPTPNPTVPALSQLAQKLGGAVLVSHSQSGIYPFQTASLDRRGIAGIVAVEPGACPAADSDMKPFAGLPILVLWGDFVPLSPRWAPRLKMCSDFVAAANRAGAKAEMVMLADVGLPGASHMLMQDKHSLKIAAWLAGWIDGHVARQ is encoded by the coding sequence ATGAACAGATTCCTGGCCCTCGCGGGGCCATGGCTCATGGCCTTCATCCTCGCCGGCTGCGCGGCCGGCGCTGTCCGCGCCCCCGACGCCACAGCCGACAACGGCCCGCTGACCATCGCCCGCCAGGGCAGCTTCTTCGTCGGCGGGCGCGACGTGAAGTCGGACGACCTCTCGCTGCTGCCCGCCTATGCGCCCGGCGGCACCATCAGCGTCGAGCAGATGTATGTGCACTACCAGGTGCCGGTGGATGCCAGGCGTGCGCCGCTGGTCTTCATCCACGGCTGCTGCCTCACCGGCAAGACCTGGGAGACCACGCCCGACGGCCGCATGGGCTGGGACGAATTCTTCGTGCGCCGCGGCTTTCCCACCTATGTGATCGACCAGGCCTCGCGCGGCCGCTCGGCGGCCGATCCCTCGGGCATCGTCGCCGTCAAGGGCGGCCGGGCGCCAGCGGACAAGCTGCCGCAGGTCTTCGGCGCGGCGCAGGAGGGCGCCTGGGCCATCTTCCGTTTCGGTCCGCAGTACCCCGAGGTCTTCCCCGGCATGCAGTTCCCGCTGGAGGCGCAGGCCGAGTTCTGGAAGCAGATGGTGCCCGACTGGCTCAATGCCCTGCCCACGCCCAACCCCACCGTGCCGGCGCTCTCGCAGCTGGCGCAGAAGCTGGGGGGCGCGGTGCTGGTCAGCCATTCGCAGTCCGGCATCTATCCCTTCCAGACCGCCAGCCTGGACCGCCGCGGCATCGCCGGCATCGTGGCGGTGGAGCCCGGCGCCTGCCCGGCCGCCGACAGCGACATGAAGCCCTTCGCCGGCCTGCCCATCCTGGTGCTGTGGGGCGACTTCGTGCCGCTGTCGCCGCGCTGGGCGCCGCGCCTGAAGATGTGCTCGGACTTCGTCGCCGCCGCCAACCGGGCTGGCGCCAAGGCCGAGATGGTGATGCTGGCCGATGTCGGCCTGCCCGGCGCCTCGCACATGCTGATGCAGGACAAACACAGCCTGAAGATCGCCGCCTGGCTGGCCGGCTGGATCGACGGGCACGTCGCACGACAATAA
- a CDS encoding RNA polymerase sigma factor, translating into MTARFSPLPLVAALVGHYDELVDDVRRFIGLRRHEACSAREVVHEVCLQLIEQPAQGEIRSPLAFLRTMARRRAIDRHRVEAGRRAWVETWAELPEDAQAEGSAHADPARIASGRQQLELLVSAIHAMPLRCREVFVMHKIHGIAQQEVAARLGIGIKTVEKHLRLGMEACWRALGQELAGRPGPLP; encoded by the coding sequence GTGACCGCGCGTTTTTCCCCGCTGCCCCTGGTGGCCGCCCTCGTCGGGCATTACGACGAGCTGGTGGACGATGTGCGCCGCTTCATCGGCCTGCGCCGCCATGAGGCCTGCAGCGCGCGCGAGGTGGTGCACGAGGTCTGCCTGCAGCTGATCGAGCAGCCGGCGCAGGGCGAGATCCGTTCGCCGCTGGCCTTCCTGCGCACCATGGCGCGGCGCCGCGCCATCGACCGGCACCGGGTGGAGGCCGGCCGGCGCGCCTGGGTCGAGACCTGGGCCGAGCTGCCCGAGGATGCGCAGGCCGAGGGCTCGGCCCATGCCGATCCGGCCCGCATCGCCAGCGGCCGGCAGCAGCTCGAACTGCTGGTGTCGGCCATCCATGCGATGCCGCTGCGCTGCCGCGAGGTCTTCGTGATGCACAAGATCCACGGCATCGCGCAGCAGGAGGTCGCCGCCCGGCTGGGCATCGGCATCAAGACGGTGGAAAAGCATCTGCGCCTGGGCATGGAGGCCTGCTGGCGCGCCCTGGGCCAGGAACTGGCCGGGCGCCCCGGGCCTTTGCCATGA
- a CDS encoding FecR family protein, with product MSRKAEAARQPQPALARAQRAAQRHALDAALAEERETLQALFPLESLQRPARKPRRVAPVLGLLLAAAAAAAAWWADPAYRSEHLASAIGARERYLLGDGSEITLDSDTVADVSWHLRSRRVALLQGRARFAVTPAVVRPFEVDAGLAQVRVVGTRFDVSRTDSEVQVQVLEGRVQLRGSAGQPWNAAPPLAPGQARRIRAGEAPGPVRQVDIARAGAWAEGRLVFESTPLSEALAEVQRYRRGAIRLQGDKAGQLRLSGVFDTARPDDMLRALPHILPVELRWAADGGAELRAR from the coding sequence ATGAGCCGCAAGGCCGAGGCCGCCCGCCAGCCGCAGCCCGCGCTGGCCCGTGCGCAGCGCGCCGCGCAGCGCCATGCGCTCGATGCCGCGCTGGCCGAGGAGCGCGAGACCCTGCAGGCGCTGTTCCCGCTCGAATCCCTGCAGCGCCCCGCCCGCAAGCCGCGCCGCGTGGCGCCGGTGCTGGGCCTGCTGCTGGCGGCTGCGGCGGCGGCCGCCGCCTGGTGGGCCGATCCGGCCTACCGCAGCGAGCATCTGGCCAGCGCCATCGGCGCACGCGAGCGTTATCTGCTGGGCGACGGCAGCGAGATCACGCTCGACAGCGACACCGTGGCCGACGTCAGCTGGCACCTTCGCTCCCGCCGCGTGGCCCTGCTGCAGGGCAGGGCGCGCTTCGCGGTGACACCGGCCGTGGTGCGCCCCTTCGAGGTGGATGCCGGGCTGGCGCAGGTGCGGGTGGTCGGCACCCGCTTCGATGTCAGCCGCACGGACAGCGAAGTGCAGGTGCAGGTGCTGGAAGGCCGGGTGCAGCTGCGTGGCTCGGCCGGGCAGCCCTGGAATGCCGCGCCGCCGCTGGCACCGGGCCAGGCCCGGCGGATCCGCGCGGGCGAGGCGCCCGGACCGGTGCGCCAGGTGGATATCGCGCGCGCCGGCGCCTGGGCCGAGGGCCGGCTGGTCTTCGAATCCACGCCCCTGTCCGAAGCCCTGGCCGAGGTGCAGCGCTACCGCCGCGGCGCCATCCGGCTGCAGGGCGACAAGGCCGGGCAGCTGCGCCTGTCGGGCGTGTTCGACACCGCCCGGCCCGACGACATGCTGCGGGCCCTGCCCCACATCCTGCCGGTGGAGCTGCGCTGGGCGGCCGACGGCGGCGCCGAGCTGCGGGCGCGCTGA